CTTTCTCTTTCCACTTTCTCTTTCCACTTTCTTCTTTTTCTGCCCACTTCTTTGACTATATTGTTTGACACTTGCTTTGGGTTTAAATATAATGATTTGGATGCATAGTTTCAATCCGGAGGTCCATAGCAATGACAAAACAACACAAGGCAGATGTCGCCCTCGTCTTCGTAACGATGTCATGGGGGATTTCTTTCATATTAACCAAGCTACTCATAGAGGACATAGGTGTTTTTAATTTTCTTTCACAAAGATTTTTATTGGCCGCATTAATAGCCGCTATCTTCTTCAAAAAACAATTTAGGGAAATAACCCCAAGAATTTTTTTCACTGGTATGCTGATAGGATTCATGCTTTTCGGGGGCTACGCCCTACAGACAATTGGTCTTCTTTACACGAGCATATCCAATTCGGCCTTCATAACCGGTTTCGCTGTTGTATTGGTACCTATATTAAGCATTGCTTTCTTCAAGAGCAAACCGTCTGTTTCGGCCGTTTTAGGAGCGCTAATGGCACTCGCCGGACTTGCGCTGCTTACACTTAGAAATACATACGGATTTTCCGAAATAAACTTCGGTGATTTTCTCACATTCCTATCGGCAATCTGTTTTGCAATGCATATAATCTCGGTAGGGATTTTCGCAAAAAAAGGCAATGCAATACTCTTAGCCATAACCCAGATTTTCGGTGTTGGATTTTTCAGCATGATTGCGGCGCTATCTTTTGAAAAACACGCATTCCCTTCAACCGCTTCGAATTGGGGAGCTATGCTTTTCCTCGCCGTCATTTGCACATCATTGGCATTCATAGCACAAAACAAAGCTCAAAAATACACGACAGCATCGCATACGGCACTCATTTATTCGGGAGAGCCTGTATTCGCAACAATTTGCGAATTTTTCGTATATGGAACAATGCTTTCGGGGCAAGGTCTTTTCGGAGCATTTCTCATTCTATCGGGAATTATTATTTCAGAGCTAAATCCATTCAGAAAAAGACGCAGCGGTCACGTCTCAGCCTAATGTTTTAGAACATAAAAAAAGCGGCTGAATTATCAGCCGCTTTTTTGCATATTTTATTCTTCAAAAATGCCGAATTCCGCCATTTTATCCTCTATTACATTCCATACTTCTTCGAGACCCTCTTTTGTCTTTGTTGAAATCGGTATGATGACATCATCCTCTTCCATCCCAAGCGTCTGCCTAATTTCCTTTAAATGATTTTCTTTCCTACTCCTGGGTATCTTGTCGGTCTTCGTAACAAGGACAATCCCCCTATATCCGTTGCCTTTTATCCAATCGAACATAGTCTTGTCGAGTTCAGACGGCTTATGCCTCATATCCACTAAAAGAAAAACATTCATAAGCATCTGTCTCTCGCCCAAATATTTCATAATGCTTTTGCCCCATGTAGTCCTGCTTTTTTTAGACACCTTGGCATATCCATATCCCTGCAAATCAACAAAGTATATCAATTCATTTATGCGGTAGAAATTTATAGTCTGTGTCTTTCCTGGCGTAGAGCTTGTTCTTGCCATCTTTTTTCTGTTAACCAACATATTAATCAGAGATGACTTCCCTACATTTGAACGACCGGCAAAGGCTATCTCCGGCAAATTGTCTTCCGGATACTGCGCCGGACTAACTGCGCTGATTACAAAATCGGCACTTTTTATTTTCACTTTTGGTCACCGTCCATAAGGGCATGCTCAAGAACCTCATCCATGCTTTCAACCGGAACAAATTTGACTTTTCGCTTGATGATTGCCGGGATATCGTCAAGATCCTTTTCATTTTCCTTGGGTATCAGAATCTTTGTGATGCCAGCTCTTGCTGCCGCAAGAGATTTCTCTTTAAGTCCTCCAATTGGAAGCACTCTTCCCCTAAGTGTTATTTCACCCGTCATTGCAACTTCTCTGTTGATGGGTTTACCGGTCAAGGCGGATATAACTGCCGTAGCCATGGTTATTCCAGCCGAAGGGCCATCCTTTGGTATTGCCCCTTCAGGTATATGGATATGAACATCCATTTTTTCATGAAAATCCTTGTCTATACCAAGCTCTTCAGCCTTGCTTCTTATATAGCTTATTCCCGCCTGCGCAGACTCCTTCATGACATCGCCCAATTGTCCGGTAAGAATAATTTCACCCTTCCCGCTCATCAGTGTTGCCTCTATGGTCAAGGTCACTCCGCCCACAGTCGTCCAAGCCAATCCTGTAGCAAGTCCCAATTCGCTTTTCTGACTTAAAACATCATATCTATATTTCTTGCTGCCAAGGTATTTGTCCAAATTCGATTTGGTAATACGCACTGTATCAATTTTTTCCTCAACAATCTTAACGGCTGCTTTTCTGCAGATCTTGGCAATCTGCCTCTCAAGCTCCCGCACTCCGGATTCCCTCGTATAGTAATCGACAATATCCTTAATTGTGCTATCAGACATAGAAAGATTTTCAGGTTTCAAGCCATGCTCCTTCAATTGCTTTGGCAATAGATAACGGACGGCTATCTTTGTCTTTTCGGGTTCCGTGTACCCCGAAACCTCGATGATTTCCATTCTGTCTATGAGAGGGCTTGGGACATCCATCAATGAATTAGCGGTTGTTATGAACATTACCTTAGATAAATCAAAGGGAACTTCAAGATAGTTGTCCGTAAACTCCTTGTTTTGCTCAGGGTCTAGCACCTCAAGCAGTGCCGAAGCCGGATCCCCTCTAAAATCGCTGCTGATTTTGTCAATTTCATCGAAAAGAAAAACAGGATTCTTGCTACCCGCATCCTTTATGGCCGAGATTATCCTTCCGGGTATCGCTCCGATATAGGTTCTTCTATGCCCACGAATTTCCGCCTCGTCCCTCACACCGCCTAAAGACATTCTTACGAATTTGCGGTTAAGCGATCTGGCTATCGATTTTGCTATTGAAGTCTTTCCTACCCCCGGAGGCCCCACAAGGCAAATTATCGGACCTTTCATACTCTTTACAAGCTTTCTTATTGCAAGATATTCGAGTATTCTTTCCTTTACATCCTTAAGACCGTAATGGTCCTCATCAAGAATTTTCTTTGCCTTCTTGATATCTATGCTGTCTTTTGTCTGCTTATTCCACGGCAAATCCAGGAGCCATGTCGCATAAGACCTTATGACATTACCCTCAGCGGAACCCGGCGCCATCATACTCAATCGCTTTATTTCCTTCTCGATTTTTTCTCTTACATTCTTTGGTATCTTGGCTTTTTCAAGCTTTTGATAAAGCTCTTCTATGTCCTCGTCATATCCTGGACCTTCACCTAGTTCATCCTGAATAGCCTTCATTTGCTCTTTGAGGTAATAGTCCTTCTGAATCTTGCTAAGACGACCCCTAACCTTTTTGTCAATTTCGTTCTCTATCTCAAGAATTTCAATCTCCTTAAGAAGTATCTGATAAAGCACTTCCAAACGCTCCTTCGGATTTAGCGCTTCGAGAATTTCCTGCTTCTGGCTCGTTTTTAGTAGCATGTGTGAAGCCACTGCATCAGCAAGACGTCCCGGTTCCTCCATAGAGGAAACAGTTATAAGCACTTCCGGAGAAATCTTGTTGCTTGCGCTAATATATTCTTCAAACGCATTGATTACTGTACGCATCAATGCCTCGCATTCTTTTGTTACTTCCATCTTATCTTCATCAACATATTCTTCAACTTCTACCCTGAAGAAAGGTGTCTCTTCAATTATTTTCACTATCTTGCCGCGATCTACACCCTCAACCAAAACCCTAATTGCATCTCCCGGCAATTTAAGCATTTGCTTTATCTTTGAAACTGTTCCCACTTTATAAAAATCAGAACCGGTCGGCAAATCAACCTCAACTTCCATCTGAGAAGACAAAAAGATCATTTGATCCATCATCATGGCTTCTTCCAGCGCCTTGATTGATTTTTCCCTGCCTATATCGAAATGCAAGACCATATTAGGAAAAACTGTAAGTCCTCTAAGCGGAATCATCGGGAGTTCGATAAGGTTCTTTTTGATTTCATCCATGTTGCCACTCTCCTTTTCACCGGTCCGCATATCAAGTCCGGTTCTATAAAATCGATTCTCAAACACTAAGCCGCTTAATTAAATAAGAAAGCGAGAAACCCGCTTTCTTATCCAGTCATTTCTACGACACATTTTCTTCTTTTCTAATGTGCTTTTGTTTACTTTCTCCGAAAACCAATTTTGGCTGAATCCCTTCGCTAATTGTTTTCTTTGTCACTATGCACTTCTTGATATCGTCCCTTGAAGGAATCTCGAACATGATATCCCTCATTACGCTTTCAATGATGCTTCGGAGGCCCCTGGCCCCGGTGTTTCGTTTTACGGCCTCTTTCACAATTTCGTCAACCGCCTCGTCTTCAAACTCAAGTTCAACTCCATCAAGCTCGAAAAGCTTCTTGTATTGTTTAACCAAAGCATTCTTTGGCTCCAAAAGTATCCGCTTGAGAGCATCTTCTTTCAATTCATGCAGGCCCGCATAAACAGGCACTCTGCCTATGAATTCCGGAATCAATCCGTATTTCAATAGGTCCATCGGCAACATTTTTTCTAGAAGCTTGCCTATTTCCAGCTCTTCTTTTCCTATTATATCCGCAACAAAACCAATGTTCTTTTCTCCGATTCTGCGCTGTATAATCTTGTCTATGCCATCGAATGCTCCTCCGCATATGAACAAAATGTCGCTTGTATCAATCTGTATGAACTCCTGCTGGGGATGCTTCCTGCCGCCCTGTGGAGGAACACTTGCAACCGTTCCTTCGATTATCTTTAGAAGGGCCTGCTGAACACCCTCACCACTTACATCTCTTGTGATTGACGGATTATCTGATTTTCGCGAAATCTTATCGATTTCGTCGATATAGATTATTCCCTTTTGGGCTCTTTCCACATCGTAGTCGGCAGCCTGTATTAGCCTTAGAAGAATATTTTCAACATCTTCTCCCACATAACCCGCCTCAGTAAGAGATGTTGCATCGGCGATTGCAAATGGAACTTTAAGAAGCTTGGCCAAAGTTTGGGCCAAAAGCGTTTTCCCGCAACCCGTAGGGCCTATCAGCAAGATGTTGCTCTTCTGCAACTCTACATCGTCGTCCTTTTTTTCTTTGTTGATCCTCTTATAATGATTGTAAACAGCTACCGCCAATGTTTTTTTAGCGCCTTCCTGTCCTATTACATATTGATCCAAAATTTCTTTTATTTTTGCAGGTTTCAATATGCCTGACATTTCCACATCAAAGGTTTCATTTAATTCTTCTTTGATAATTTCCATGCAAAGCTCAACACACTCATCGCAGATATAGACATTCGGTCCGGCAATAAGTCGCCTAACTTGGTCTTGGGTCTTTCCGCAAAATGAACATCTAAGCTGTTTTTTTTCATCACTTTTAGCCATTAGAACCCCTCTTTCGCATGTTACCTTGCACTGATAACCTTGTCAATTATCCCATATTCCATAGCTTCATCCGAACTCATGAAATTGTCTCTGTCGGTATCTTTTGATACTTTTTCCAAACTCTGTCCGGTTCTTTCGCTTAGAATTTTATTGAGCTTTTCTCTTATTTTAATGATTCTTTCGGCATGTATTCTTATGTCTTCAGCCTGACCCTGGGTTCCTCCCAGTGGCTGATGAATCATAATTTCAGCATTCGGAAGAGCATATCGTTTTCCTTTTTCTCCAGCAGCCAGCAAAAAAGCCCCCATTGATGCTGCCATTCCCACGCATATGGTTGAAACATCGGGCTTTATGAACTGCATGGTGTCATAAATAGCCATGCCGGAAGTAATGGAACCACCCGGGCTGTTTATATATAGCGAAATGTCTTTATCTGGATCTTCTGCTTCAAGAAAAAGCATTTGTGCCACCACCAAGCTGGCTGTCACATCATTTACATCTTCTCCGAGAAAAATAATTCTGTCTTTAAGCAATCTTGAAAATATGTCATACGACCTTTCACCTCTGTTTGTCTGTTCAACAACTATGGGTACTAACGCCATATCAAACACCTCCTATTTCGATTATACCTTTTATGGTTGGGCATCTAAACAAGTTTTGTCTTCTCGACCAAAAGATCGATTGTTTTTCTGGAAACTATGGATTCCTTAAGATACTCCAGATTTTCCCCGCTATAGGTCATTTTCACTTTATCCAATTCCATTTTATACTGCTCGGCGATTTTTTCCATTTCAGCTTCCAATTCCTCTTCAGAAGCTTCAACAGCCTCTTTCTTAGAAATAGCTTCAACAGTAAGGCCCGTTTTCGCTTTCTTCTCGGCGTCCTCTTTCATCTGCTCTCTGAGGTCCTTTTCTTCAGACTGAGTAATTTCGTAGTACTTGTCCAAATCCAAGCCCTGGTATTTCAATTGATATCCAAAGTCCTTGATCATAGAATCGATTTCGTTTTCTACCATCACTTCGGGAAGATCTATTTCAGATATTGAAACAGCTTTTTCAATAACCTTGTTCCTTATTTCGGATTTTGCGCGCTTATCGGCTTCATCCTCCATTTTGGCTCTGGTATCTGCCTTAAGCTCTTCCAATGTGTCAAATTCACTTATATCCTTTGCCAATTCATCGTCAAGCTCCGGCAATTCTTTACGCTTTACTTCCTTGACAACAACCTTGAATGTCGCTTCCGCTCCTGCAAGTTCGTCAGAATGATAGTCATCCGGGAAAGTCACTTTAATTTCCTTTTCTTCACCGGCTTTGCATCCTACAATCTGTTCCTCGAATCCAGGTATGAATTGATTTGATCCCAATTCCAAAGGATGGTTCTCTCCTTTTCCGCCTTCAAAAGCTTCCTCGCCTACGAATCCTTCATAGTCTATCATGGCAGTATCGCCATTTTTTGCTTCATCTTCTATGCTAACCAAACGGGAATTCATATCTCTCGACTTTTCCATCTCAGCATCAACTTCCTCATCTGTAACATCTGAGGATACTTTTTCCACTTCTATAGAATCATATGCACCGAGAACAACCTCAGGCTTGACTATAACATCAACCGTAAAAATAACCGGCTCGCCCAGTTCCAAAGTTTCAATGTCAACATCGGGTCTTCCAACAGGTTCCAAACCAAGTTCCTCTACAGCCTTCTCGTATTCCACAGGAAAAGCCAAGTTAATTGCGTCGTCATAAAACACTCCAACTCCGTATTGAAGCTCTATGACCTTCTGCGGAGCCTTGCCTTTTCGAAAACCGGGTATATTGAATCGGCCTCTGTTTTTCAAGTAAGCTTTCTTTATTGCCTCCTTGAAAGCTTCATCTGAAACCGTTACCTTCAAACTGACATTGTTGTTTTCCTTTTTTACAAATTCTGAACTCATCGTTGTGTGCCTCCTCTAATTCTAATTATATGTGAACTTATTCCCCATGTTCCGGGGTTATCATCTGTTGGTCGATTGAACCTTCCATGGCTAAAGTCACAGGCCTTCTGGCTCTTATCATAAAAAAGTTTATCATGTTACGCTAATACATTATATCATACATGATGTATTAGCGTAACCAATAAACCTCGCTTCTATGCATATCCTTGTAAATTATACCACTCGTCAACTCTTTGTAAACCCCTTTTTGCCATTTGAACACGGTTTTAAGCTTTTTCGGAGACTTTCACAATATTTCAACGGATTCCAGCCCCTTTTCAGTCAAAAAAACATGCATTTACAGGAATTTTTCCAAAATCGATATTTAGAAATTCATCAGCGTAACATCTATCTTCCCATTGGCAGAGTTGCAGCAAATGCCGCCGATGAAACCAAGATAATCGTTGCTCCCGATGGCAATGAATATTTATATGCCAAACCTATTCCTGCCAATGTAAAAATAAAACCCAAAACTGATGAAAGCGCCATTGTAGATTCTATTCGATTAGTAAACCGTCCGGCAATCATGGGTGGAATGGTAAGAAGCGCTATGGCCAGTATTATGCCCACCAACCTTAGAATAACAACCACCGAAACGCCTACAATAATATATACAAAGTAGTCGAATATGCTCTTCCTTCCAGATGAGACTTCTGCAAAAGTCTCATCAAAAAGGTAGGCCTTCAAATGGTTCATATATGCCAATGCCAAAACTGCAACAATTGAGGTCAAAATAGCCATTGGATACAAATCAAACAGCCTAACCGCCTCTATATCACCGAAAAGATACACATCTATATTTGGCGATTCTCCCGGTTTAAGATAAATGAATATGCTTCCTAGTGCCATCCCCAATGCCCAGAGTACTCCAACCAGCCCATCAATATGCCTTGAATCACGTTGTTTTATTGCCGCCATTATTAGAGCCCCGGCCACTGCAAATGCAAGTGCCCCCCAAACAGGTTCGAACCCCATAAGAAATCCGAGGCCAACCCCTCCAAAAACCATATGGGCTATCCCACCGCTCATCATCACTATGTTCTTTTCTACTATTACAGTCCCAACAATTCCGCACAATATGCTCGCAAAAAATGCACTAACAACAACCCTGTCCATAAATATATTTCTAATTACATCATCCATCAACTCTTGCCCCCTTCCCTCTTATGGGGCCTAAGTACACGATGAGGTACACCGTGGGCCAAAAGATCCACAGGGCACCCGAATGTATGCTCAATTATGTTTTCATTTATTTTCGATTCACCATGATAGAATAACTCAACATTGACGCAAGCGATGCTTTTTACATATGCCGATACCACTCCCAAGTCATGTGTTATGAGCATAATGGTTATCTCCTTGTTGAGTTCCTTAAGCAAATCATATATTCCGTCCTTGGCTTTTGTATCAACGCTAGCTGTAGGTTCGTCAAGAATAAGTATTTTAGGCTCCACAACCAACGCCCTGGCAAGAAGCATCTTCTGCGTTTCTCCACCCGAAAGCGTTTTTACAATATTCTTTTTCAAATGCTTAAGTCCAACTCTTTCCATTATTGAATCAGCTTTAATCATCTCTTCCTTTCCATACTTTCTAAAAGGCTTCACCTTTCCTAGCATGCCGGTTAAGACTACCTCCTCAACGCTGATTGGAAAGTCTTTCTCAAATGTCGTAAATTGAGGAACATACCCCACCATTCCACGAGCCTTCTTGGGAGGCATTCCATATATAAGCACATTTCCTTGGCTCGCTTCCTTTATTCCAAGTATCACCTTGGCAAGGGTCGTCTTGCCCCCTCCATTTGGACCGATTATGCCAAGAAACTCACCCTCCGCAACCTTCATATTCACATTGTTCAATACACAATTATTGTCATAGCATACTTTTAGGTTTGTAATTTCAATAGCTGTCTTCATAAAGCAAATCATCCATCCTTCCCCGAACCTATATCCGTTTTCTAATCTTTTTTGCGCTTGGCCGGTTTGCATAGGTCTTTCTTTTTCTCAGACTTACGGCCGCATTTTTCACACTCGTATTTTTTCTTGACCATGGATTCAAGGCGCTTCTTGTATTCTTCCTTATCAAGCTTGCACATTTTCATAATACGCACCCGCCTTTTCTATAAAACCGAGGCCCTGCGAGACCACTTTGCAAAAAACTTTTTAATCTTCGAATCATTGATACCCATTTTTATGCCAAATAAATATAGCCATCCCAATAAAAAGGACGGCTCAGCTTAATGCTGTTATTGGTCATCTTTATTCGTTTGTAAATGCATCCTTAAAGTACTCAGCCATGTCGTCTATATTGTGGGCTCTCATATCCTTTGGCAAAAGCGGCAGCTTGGCAATGCTTTTATCGCTAAAGAAATCCTCGATTTCAGCCACATACTTGATCTCGTCTTCTTTTTTTATTTTCCAGAAATCATCTGACATTTTTTCCGGAAGTATCCTGTTTATAACCAATTTTCTTACAGGCATGTTGTATTTCTTAAGAATATCGATGGCCTTCTTGGTTTCCTCAATCGGAAGCTTTTCCGCGTTTAAGACAAAAATGAAATCGAGCTGCTTATCGTCAATCATTATCTCTCTGGCCTTCTCCATGTTCGTCTTTCTTCTATTTAATATCTTTAGAATAGGATCATGGTCAAGATATGCCTTTGAACCTCTGTCTACCGACTTGGTCATCTGAGAGACCTCAAGGGCCCTCCCTCGTTTTGCAAGAAGCGAATCCATCCAAACACCTAGGAGTTCAGGAAGAGAGAATAATCTAATAGTATGTCCCGTAGGAGCCGTATCGAATACTATTTGATCATAGTCGTCGGTTTTTTCCACTATTATTTCTATCATTTTGTCAAAAACTGCAGACTCATGGGTTCCGGGAGAAATGGACGCTGCGTCAAGCTGGCGATTGATTTCCTCCATTATTATGGGACTTATAACCTTTCCAAGGCTGCGCTTCACTCCCGAAATATATTTATCGCTTTCATATTCAGCATCTATCTCAAGCCCGTCCAGATTGTCCCTGATCGGCGTAACATCCATACCAATCTTCATTTCAAAAATATCCGAAGTCGAATGGGCCGGATCCGTTGAAACAATAAGAGTCTTTTTACCCTGCTTCGCCGAATATACGGCGAAAGCGGCCGAACAGCTTGTTTTTCCGACGCCGCCTTTTCCTCCAAAAAATACAATTTTATTCATATATATCACTCCTCATCTGAATTTGGTTCTATACATCAAGGTCCCAGTCTCCCCATTTTTCCTGCCATATTGATTTCCTGCTCATCATCCTTCTCTGCCATTTCTCCAAATCCTCGGCAAGATAAGGCAGAAGTTCCAATGTGTAGTAGCTGGTTGGAATGGGAATCCCCAAATTATCGGCAAAGCAAATCAACATAAAATTATCCATCTGATCCATGGCTTCCTTATCAAGCATAGATTTCGATTTTCTGTTAAAATCCGTTGCCGCGCCAAAAAACTCCTTCATAAATTGAAAGAATCCGATTTTTTCATCGTATCTAGACATGTCATCATCTCCTTCGTCAAAGTGACCTTTATTCATAATTATATATCTAAACAACCGGTTTTCGACTTCTAAAAAGCGAAAAGCGGCAATGAATGCCTATTTTGCATATATAGGTCTTCTAAATACCCCCCACGCCTATTTGTATTTTATCACATGCGTCAAGAGGCTGAAACTCCATAATTCGAAATCCCGAATATTATTTAGTTGTGTATGTGATTTTGTTCGTTTTAGTACATATTTAAAACCCCGACGCCTGTCCGGGGTTTTTTGATGTCTTATATGTAGTATTTCCCATTCCATAAAATATTTTCTACGATTCCTGTAATTTAATCCGAAATTTCGATATTTGCCGTTCAACGCGCATATGAAAAACTTATCTTTAATAGTATCCTTTTACGACATCATTTCGATATCTCTAAAAATATTAACTGCATTATATTTTATTTATATACTAATGCTGCTAACACAAAATTTATCTTTGATTTTAAGTTTCTCGATTGTATTATAATAAATCTCTGCATTTCCTGTTGTGAATATTTCAATCGCGGTTTCCATATTATTGTCTTCTTCCAACATATTATTATCTTTTAAGGTCAATTTGATTTTCTCTGCCAAATAATAACCCGGATTTATTATTTCCAGATTTGGTGCTTCAAGTTTAAATACATCTTCAACAATAGGATAGTGAGTACATGCCAATATCAAATATGAAACTTCGTTGCCTACTGTTATATTATTCAAATGATGCTTAATGACATCTTTGATAATAGGTGAATCAAAATCCCCACTGTCAATCAACTCGGCCAAGTCCGGTGATGGTTCCCCAACAATTTTGATGTTGCCATTTCCACTTAAAATCTTTTTTTGATATGATCCACTCTCTATAGTAAAAGTGGTTCCAATTATCCCTATATTGTCTTTTTTGCTATCAACAACATAATCCGCCGTCGGAGTTATTATATCCAGTATTGGAAAATCATACCTGTCTTTATAGTCTTCAATTAATGTTGAAATGGTATTACATGCAATACCAACAACTTTAACTTTTTTTTCATTTAAAAAATCCAGCATATCCAACGTAAGCCTTAAGATTTCTTCCTTGCTCCTATTTCCATAAGGACAATTCAAATTATCCCCAAAATAAATTATGCCCTCATTGGGCAACAACTCTCGCAGTTCCTTTACAACTGTAAATCCGCCTATCCCAGAATCTATAATCCCTATTTTATCTCTATGTTTCATATGTTAAGCTCCCCTCTTATTTAGTCAATGACAAAAAATCCTTTTGCTTGCTATAATCTAATGTAGAAAGCCATGTTCGGTTTTCAACCTCACATGCCATTTAAAATTTCGGCGGTTTCCTCAATCTCTTTCTCCCTTATGTCATGAATGTCCTCACTCGATTTCGAAACTGCCTTGAATATTGTTCTCTCCATAAATTCCATTTTGCGCAATACTATTTCCTGCCCAAAGTATTTTACGAAGATTGCATTGTCAATCAGCTCATCTGAAAAGTTTTCCCTCAGATATGTCTCGGCCTTGGCTTCAAATCCGCAGCACACGAAAAAAGCATATTTCTTGTTCGCGAGTTGCGCTTCATTTTCAGCAACATAGCGCACAAGCTCCTTGTGCACCTTGCCGGCATAAATCGAAGTACCAAATATGACCCTTTCATACCCGTCTATGGATTTTGGCTGATTCTTTTTAAGATTGACACAATCAACGCTTCCATCCAGTTTTTCCACAAGCTTTTTAGCCGCCATTTCTGTTGCTCCATGCTTTGAAGCGCAAACGATTAATGTCTTCATATTACCCTCCTTTAATACCCGTTTCCTCAGCATCCGGCGTTTCCACTTCTACCGCAGAAGCCCCGAATTTCTGCTTGACAGCAAAGGCTGATGCCCCCGCCATGACTAGAATAATCCCAAAAATCTTAA
This is a stretch of genomic DNA from Peptostreptococcaceae bacterium. It encodes these proteins:
- a CDS encoding ABC transporter ATP-binding protein, with the protein product MKTAIEITNLKVCYDNNCVLNNVNMKVAEGEFLGIIGPNGGGKTTLAKVILGIKEASQGNVLIYGMPPKKARGMVGYVPQFTTFEKDFPISVEEVVLTGMLGKVKPFRKYGKEEMIKADSIMERVGLKHLKKNIVKTLSGGETQKMLLARALVVEPKILILDEPTASVDTKAKDGIYDLLKELNKEITIMLITHDLGVVSAYVKSIACVNVELFYHGESKINENIIEHTFGCPVDLLAHGVPHRVLRPHKREGGKS
- a CDS encoding ArsA family ATPase, coding for MNKIVFFGGKGGVGKTSCSAAFAVYSAKQGKKTLIVSTDPAHSTSDIFEMKIGMDVTPIRDNLDGLEIDAEYESDKYISGVKRSLGKVISPIIMEEINRQLDAASISPGTHESAVFDKMIEIIVEKTDDYDQIVFDTAPTGHTIRLFSLPELLGVWMDSLLAKRGRALEVSQMTKSVDRGSKAYLDHDPILKILNRRKTNMEKAREIMIDDKQLDFIFVLNAEKLPIEETKKAIDILKKYNMPVRKLVINRILPEKMSDDFWKIKKEDEIKYVAEIEDFFSDKSIAKLPLLPKDMRAHNIDDMAEYFKDAFTNE
- the murI gene encoding glutamate racemase; translated protein: MKHRDKIGIIDSGIGGFTVVKELRELLPNEGIIYFGDNLNCPYGNRSKEEILRLTLDMLDFLNEKKVKVVGIACNTISTLIEDYKDRYDFPILDIITPTADYVVDSKKDNIGIIGTTFTIESGSYQKKILSGNGNIKIVGEPSPDLAELIDSGDFDSPIIKDVIKHHLNNITVGNEVSYLILACTHYPIVEDVFKLEAPNLEIINPGYYLAEKIKLTLKDNNMLEEDNNMETAIEIFTTGNAEIYYNTIEKLKIKDKFCVSSISI
- a CDS encoding flavodoxin domain-containing protein, whose protein sequence is MKTLIVCASKHGATEMAAKKLVEKLDGSVDCVNLKKNQPKSIDGYERVIFGTSIYAGKVHKELVRYVAENEAQLANKKYAFFVCCGFEAKAETYLRENFSDELIDNAIFVKYFGQEIVLRKMEFMERTIFKAVSKSSEDIHDIREKEIEETAEILNGM